Proteins encoded within one genomic window of Pseudorasbora parva isolate DD20220531a chromosome 3, ASM2467924v1, whole genome shotgun sequence:
- the rilpl2 gene encoding RILP-like protein 2, with product MEGRQDSSPMDAFDKDVLEMTAEDVYDISYVIGRDLLKVNTGGREFSDLQFKIVRVLEMFETMVNKYNLSMEELRMELDNMKREMDRVVAEGSSGDTNNQSIGPNKLVVDLKDPNRPRFTMQELKEVLQERNKLKAQLMVAQEELQLYKSGVLKSDQSMVEVNLETLPQSEEPAPSSIIEENKEKSTIQRLFSFRQK from the exons ATGGAAGGGCGGCAGGACAGTTCACCCATGGATGCTTTCGACAAGGACGTGTTGGAAATGACTGCCGAAGATGTCTATGACATTTCCTACGTGATCGGCAGAGATTTATTAAAAGTCAACACAGGTGGCCGGGAGTTCTCGGATTTacaattcaagatcgttcgtgtGCTGGAAATGTTTGAGACCATGGTGAACAAGTACAATCTGTCGATGGAGGAGCTGAGGATGGAGCTGGACAACATGAAGAGAGAAATGGACAGAGTGGTAGCAGAAGGTTCAAGTGGAGATACTAACAAT CAAAGTATTGGGCCAAACAAACTAGTTGTGGACTTAAAAGACCCAAACAGACCACGATTCACCATGCAGGAGTTAAAAGAGGTTCTGCAGGAGAGAAACAAACTCAAAGCCCAGCTCATGGTGGCTCAAGAGGAGCTACAGCTCTACAAGAG TGGGGTCCTCAAGTCAGACCAGAGCATGGTGGAAGTAAACCTGGAAACACTTCCTCAGTCAGAAGAACCCGCGCCCTCCAGTATTATAGAGGAGAACAAGGAGAAGAGCACTATTCAGAGACT gTTCTCATTTCGACAAAAATAG